AGAGAGTGTCTCAGTCAATCCAAACGAGATGCCGTGCGACGAGCTCCTCTCATACCAGAACCCCGACGGGGGATGGGGACTGCGCAAAGGTCTTCCATCGAACGAGATGGCCACCTACTATGCCCTTCAGGCAGTTGAGGCCTGCTATCCTGCCCCACAGGCAGTGGAGAGGGCAATAAACTGGACGAAAGATAGGCTGGCTCACGACGAGTCAGAAGCCCTCAAAGAGGGTAGGATGACGGTGGATTATTACTACGCACTTATGACGCTCGTACGCTTCAACGCCCTCAATGAGAGTGAGAGGGCCCATGCTATCCAGGTAATAAAGAGCCTGAAGCTCAAAACCGGGCTCTGGGGAGAGAAGGACCTCGGTCCCCAGCCTGGGGACACGGCTAGGGCAATCAGCGCCCTCCTGGCTCTGGGAGTCAGCCCCTCCGACGGGGACATTAAGGCAGCGGAAGAGTGGCTCACATCCATAAGCTCCAAGGGATGGGGCTTGTACTACGCCAGCGGTCTCTACGGTTACATGCTCGACATGAACGTCCTGGATACAATTACAGTTCTGAAAGCCCTCGAACCGCTGGTGAACGAGAGCACGCTCAGGCCACACCTTAAGTGGCTCCTCAACCAGAAGGTTGACGGCGGCTGGGCGTACGTGAAGAAGAACTACATCTGGAGCGTGAACTTCACCGCCAACGGGACACCAGTTATAACGAGCAGGGCAGTCAACGGGACACCAACCGTGTTCCTCACCGTTGAGGCGGCGACGCTCCTCATGAAGCACGGGATGGGCCACTCAATAGCTCAAGAAGCGCTGGACTTCGTCAGGTCTGCCCGCGACTCCGGGAAGCTCGTAAACGACACCCTTGATACCGCGGCGGCGATAATATACCTCTCGGGCTTCAACAGGATGCCGATGGTAGACCTCTCCGATGTAAGGAACGCCCTCGAAAGCTCGACCTTCGCAGTGGAGTACGCCAAGGGAAGGATGGAGGATGCATCGAGCATCAGAGACTACCTGATAGAGTCATTTGGCCAGAAGTTCCTCCTCGGCCCGCTCGGAAGTCTCGAAGGTGGGAACTACGTGGTCGTGGCTGGGTTCAACGACGTGAACGTTTCAGAATACAACAGGTACCTGGACGTTGAGGTCAACGGAAACACGATAACCGTGGATGGAAAGCCCTATCCGCGCGAGGGCACCGTTCTGCTCGCCCCAGGAAGAACCAAGGGAGGTGTTATCCTGTTCGTCCTCTACGACAAGGATTCATCGGAGATAGCAAAGCTGGTCTTCAGGATCGGATATGTCAAGTACATGCAGGGCAACGCCGTGGTGATCCGCTTCCAGGACAGGAACGGGGACGGGAAAGTTCAGCTCAACGAGGTAACCGCGGAAGTCGCGGGGTGAAGTAGGTGAGGGCTCTAATCATCGGGGTCGGCCAGTGCGGAACCAAGATAGCCGACCTCTTTTCCCTCCTCGATTTTGAGGCACTGGCCATAAACACGTCAAGGGGTGATTTGGATTACCTCAAGCACATCCCCCAG
The sequence above is a segment of the Thermococcus sp. Bubb.Bath genome. Coding sequences within it:
- a CDS encoding prenyltransferase/squalene oxidase repeat-containing protein; the encoded protein is MRGALNAFVIILITIVTLSPLAAAVSINDGSANFLKNFGDSTGQIRHLSLAIIALSEAKGKVRDDPTPKIREFTRELLSCQNPDGGWGYFNGSVSNVLETSYAVVALKEAEPFFEGTSDYWRVDNARKSGINFILSSRTGKAWGYVSGTSPMFYPTVMALWALGKNGYTVDDPEVADALSVLSALPMYIDNVTALGLKLIALKAVGASVENSSVETVMNLLQNGSLSPQQRAILTYAATLYSKPTFELVADIARLDEIKHTGRNNVFWADTPKYPMSITDTITPTAYALMAISELVPPIESVSVNPNEMPCDELLSYQNPDGGWGLRKGLPSNEMATYYALQAVEACYPAPQAVERAINWTKDRLAHDESEALKEGRMTVDYYYALMTLVRFNALNESERAHAIQVIKSLKLKTGLWGEKDLGPQPGDTARAISALLALGVSPSDGDIKAAEEWLTSISSKGWGLYYASGLYGYMLDMNVLDTITVLKALEPLVNESTLRPHLKWLLNQKVDGGWAYVKKNYIWSVNFTANGTPVITSRAVNGTPTVFLTVEAATLLMKHGMGHSIAQEALDFVRSARDSGKLVNDTLDTAAAIIYLSGFNRMPMVDLSDVRNALESSTFAVEYAKGRMEDASSIRDYLIESFGQKFLLGPLGSLEGGNYVVVAGFNDVNVSEYNRYLDVEVNGNTITVDGKPYPREGTVLLAPGRTKGGVILFVLYDKDSSEIAKLVFRIGYVKYMQGNAVVIRFQDRNGDGKVQLNEVTAEVAG